One genomic region from Vidua macroura isolate BioBank_ID:100142 chromosome 18, ASM2450914v1, whole genome shotgun sequence encodes:
- the DEPDC5 gene encoding GATOR complex protein DEPDC5 isoform X1, whose amino-acid sequence MRTNKVYKLVIHKKGFGGSDDELVVNPKVFLQIKLGDVVEIAHPNDEYSPLLLQVKSLKEDLQKETISVDQTVAQVFRLRPYQDVHVNVVDPKEVTLDLVELTFKDQYIGRGDMWRLKKSLVSTCAYVTQKVEFAGIRAQAGELWVKSEKVTCGYISEDTRVVFRSTSAMVYIFIQMSCEMWDFDIYGDLYFEKAVNGFLADLFTKWKEKNCSHEVTVVLFSRTFYEAKSIDEFPEAHRASIRQDHEGRFYEDFYKVVVQNERREEWTSLLVTIKKLFIQYPVLVRLEQAEGFPSGYNSTSAQGNYLEAINLSFNVFDKHYINRNFDRTGQMSVVITPGVGVFEVDRLLMILTKQRMIDNGIGVDLVCMGEQPLHAVPLFKLHNRCGPGDSRMGDDYNIPHWINHSFYTSKSQLLCNSFTPRIKLAGRKPLTEKAKNNRDASLGAPKDAENALPIQVDYDGYDAQVFRLPGPARAQRCPSFRSVRERESRTRKSSSSYDVSCSPSLQSRALPPEEVRSQASDDSSLGKISNILMIPRPHLHQCEVSSSLGYTSTRDFLENTLESQQRDSSAPGRFHVGSAESLLHIRPGGYAPQRALINPFAPSRMPMKLTSNRRRWMHTFPVGPSGEAIQIHHQTRQNMAEMQGSEQQDLTHSSAELLELAYHEATGRHVSSRHPGDSASFLSFSGTEEYGNGLGAGPGAGVNLKTQNKDSLEDAVSNSPDPILTLSAPPIVPGFCCTVGVDWKSLTTPACLPLTTDYFPDRQSLQNDYTEGCYDLLPEADIDRRDEEGVQMTAQQVFEEFICQRLMQGYQIIVQSKPQKPAPAVPPPLSSSPLYSRGLVSRNRPEEENQYWLSMGRTFHKVTLKDKIITVTRYLPKYPYESAQINYTYSLCPSHSDSEFVSCWVEFSHERLEEYKWNYLDQYICSAGSEDFSLIESLKFWRTRFLLLPACISATKRIMEGEAHCDVYGDKPRSDEEEWQLLDGFIRFVEGLNRIRRRHRSDRMIRKGSAMKGLQIAGPIPTHSLEQSGPPIGKKGTSALSALLQMEASQKTLGEQQTAMLSGKSSVQPSESGSIAITPTYMDSPRKDGAFFMDFVRSPRTASTFYSQVSIDQSVPATSDGSALLPTGQVPDRGSTQALGSTQNAAEPGYSTAGAAEGSSQQCSTSALTSSSTLVEILEAMKHPTTGIQLLSEQKGLSPYCFISAEVVHWLVNNVEGVHTQAMAIDIMQKMLEEQLIVHASGEALRTFIYGFYFYKIVVDKEPDRVGLQQPAMWHTAAMDDFSAFQRKWFEVAFVAEELLHSEIPAFFLPWLPSRPASYASRHSSFSRSFGGRSQAAALLAATVPEQRTVTLDVDVNNRTDRLEWCSCYYHGNFSLNAAFEIKLHWMAVTAAVLFEMVQGWHRKATSCGFLLVPVLEGPFALPSYLYGDPLRAQLFIPLNVSCLLKEGSEHLFDGFEPETYWDRMHLLQEAIAHRFGFVQDKYSASAFNFPAENKPQYIHVTGTVFLQLPYSKRKFSSGQQRRRRNSTSSTNQNMFCEERIGYNWAYNTMLTKTWRSSATGDEKFADRLLKDFTDFCWNKDSRLVTFWTDCLDKMHASAP is encoded by the exons AAACGATAAGTGTGGATCAGACAGTTGCACAAGTGTTCCGCCTGCGGCCCTACCAGGATGTCCATGTCAATGTTGTTGACCCAAAG GAGGTGACCTTAGACTTGGTGGAGCTGACATTTAAGGATCAGTATATTGGGCGTGGGGATATGTGGCGACTGAAGAAGAGTTTG GTCAGCACATGTGCATATGTCACCCAAAAAGTTGAATTTGCAGGTATCAG GGCCCAGGCAGGTGAATTGTGGGTAAAGAGTGAGAAAGTCACTTGTGGATACATCAGTGAGGACACCCGG GTGGTCTTCCGCTCCACGTCTGCcatggtttatatttttatccaGATGAGCTGTGAAATGTGGGATTTTGATATTTATG gggATCTATACTTTGAGAAAGCTGTGAATGGTTTCCTTGCTGACCTCTTCACAAAATGGAAG GAGAAGAATTGCAGCCATGAAGTGACAGTGGTTCTATTTTCAAGGACATTTTATGAAGCAAAATCTATAG ATGAGTTTCCTGAAGCACATCGTGCATCAATTCGGCAGGATCATGAGGGAAGATTTTATGAAGATTTTTACAA AGTTGTAGTTCAGAACGAGAGGCGGGAGGAGTGGACCTCCTTGCTTGTGACcattaaaaagcttttcatcCAGTATCCTGTGCTGGTACGGCTCGAGCAAGCAG AGGGCTTTCCTTCAGGTTACAATTCTACCTCAGCACAAGGGAACTACCTGGAGGCTATAAATCTTTCATTCAATG TGTTTGACAAGCATTACATCAACCGCAACTTTGACCGCACGGGGCAGATGTCGGTAGTGATCACCCCCGGCGTGGGCGTGTTCGAGGTGGACCGGCTCCTCATGATCCTGACCAAGCAGCGCATGATTGACAACG GGATAGGTGTGGATTTGGTGTGTATGGGAGAGCAACCCTTGCATGCTGTACCACTCTTTAAG CTCCATAATCGCTGTGGCCCTGGTGACTCACGAATGGGTGATGACTACAATATCCCACACTGGATAAATCATAG tttctaCACATCCAAAAGCCAACTCCTGTGTAACAGCTTCACTCCACGGATCAAGCTGGCAGGAAGGAAG CCActgacagagaaagcaaaaaataatcgTGATGCCT cattagGAGCTCCAAAGGATGCTGAGAATGCCTTGCCTATCCAGGTAGATTATGATGGCTATGATGCCCAGGTGTTCAGACTGCCAGGCCCAGCCAGAGCCCAGCGCTGTCCCTCTTTCAG GTCagtgagggagagggaaagcCGCACGAGGAAGAGCTCCAGCTCGTACGACGTCTCGTGCAgcccctccctgcagagccgCGCGCTGCCCCCGGAAGAGGTGAGGAGCCAGGCTTCTGACGACAGCTCTCTGGGCAAGATCTCCAACATCCTGATGATCCCACGGCCTCACCTGCACCAGTGTGAAGTCAGCAGCTCCTTGGGCTATACCAGCACCAGAG ATTTCCTTGAGAACACGCTGGAGTCGCAGCAGCGCGACTCCAGCGCCCCGGGGCGGTTCCACGTGGGCAGCGCCGAGTCCCTGCTGCACATCCGCCCGGGGGGGTACGCGCCCCAGCGCGCCCTCATCAACCCCTTCGCCCCGTCCCGCATGCCCATGAAGCTGACGTCGAACCGCAGGCGCTGGATGCACACCTTCCCCGTGG GTCCCTCAGGAGAAGCTATCCAGATCCACCATCAAACCCGCCAGAATATGGCAGAAATGCAGGGCAGTGAGCAGCAGGATTTGACACATTCCTCTgcggagctgctggagctggcttACCATGAGGCAACTGGCAG ACACGTCAGCTCTCGGCATCCAGGGGATAGTGCCTCCTTCCTGAGCTTCAGCGGGACGGAGGAGTACGGGAACGGGCTGGGGGCCGGCCCGGGCGCAG GGGTGAACCTCAAAACTCAGAACAAGGATTCCTTGGAAGATGCTGTCTCTAATTCTCCAGATCCAA TTCTGACGCTGTCTGCTCCCCCCATAGTGCCAGGCTTCTGTTGTACAGTTGGAGTGGACTGGAAATCCCTGACCACCCCGGCCTGCCTCCCTCTCACCACGGATTACTTCCCCGACCGCCAGAGCCTGCAGAACGATTACACCGAGGGCTGCTACGACCTGCTGCCAGAGGCTGACATTGACAG GAGGGATGAGGAAGGAGTGCAGATGACAGCCCAGCAGGTGTTTGAGGAGTTTATTTGTCAGCGTCTCATGCAAGGCTATCAGATTATTGTGCAATCCAAGCCGCAGAAGCCGGCCCCAGCCGTGCCACCCCCGCTCAGCAGCAGTCCCCTCTACAGCAGAG GTCTTGTGTCAAGAAATAGACCTGAGGAAGAGAATCAATACTGGCTGAGCATGGGCCGTACTTTCCACAAAGTCAccttaaaagacaaaataattacTGTGACTCGGTACCTGCCAAA GTATCCATATGAATCTGCTCAGATAAACTACACCTACAGCTTGTGCCCCTCACACTCTGACTCGGAATTTGTCTCTTGCTGGGTAGAATTTTCCCATGAGAGACTAGAAGAGTACAAGTGGAATTACTTGGATCAGTATATCTGCTCTGCTGGTTCAGAGGATTTCAG CCTTATCGAGTCCCTGAAGTTCTGGAGGACGcggttcctgctgctgcccgcCTGCATCAGCGCCACCAAGCGCATCATGGAGGGCGAGGCGCACTGCGACGTGTACGGCGACAAGCCCCGCTCGGACGAGGAGGAGTGGCAGCTCCTCGATGGCTTCATCCGCTTCGTGGAGGGCTTGAACCGCatccgccgccgccaccgctcCGATCGAATGATCCGA aaAGGGTCTGCCATGAAAGGCTTGCAGATTGCTGGTCCAATTCCCACTCACTCCCTGGAGCAGTCTGGACCTCCCATTGGGAAAAAAGGAACCTCAGcactctcagctctgctgcagatgGAAGCCAGTCAGAA gACTCTGGGGGAGCAGCAAACAGCAATGCTTTCTGGGaagagctctgtccagccttcAGAGAGTGGGAGCATTGCTATCACACCCACCTATATGGACAGCCCTCGGAAG GATGGGGCCTTCTTTATGGACTTTGTTCGCAGCCCACGCACAGCTTCAACCTTCTACTCCCAG GTCTCTATCGATCAATCGGTTCCTGCAACCTCCGATGGCAGCGCCTTGCTACCCACGGGGCAGGTCCCTGACAGGGGCAGCACCCAGGCCCTGGGGAGCACCCAGaatgctgcagagccaggatacagcacagctggtgctgcagagggcAG ctcccagcagtgttCAACAAGTGCTCTGACTTCCTCCTCCACTTTGGTAGAGATTCTTGAAGCCATGAAACACCCCAC CACAGGGATCCAGCTGCTCTCTGAACAGAAGGGCCTCTCCCCCTACTGCTTCATCAGTGCAGAAGTTGTGCACTGGCTGGTGAATAACGTGGAAGGGGTGCACACCCAGGCCATGGCCATTGACATAATGCAG AAAATGTTAGAAGAGCAGCTTATTGTCCATGCATCTGGAGAAGCTTTACGAACCTTTATttatggcttttatttttacaagatTGTTGTGGACAAAGAACCAGACCGAG tggggctgcagcagcctgccatGTGGCACACAGCTGCCATGGATGACTTCTCAGCCTTCCAGAGGAAATGGTTTGAGGTGGCCTTTGTGGCAGAAGAGCTCCTGCACTCGGAGATCCCGGCGTTcttcctgccctggctgcccagcCGCCCCGCCTCCTATGCAAGTAGGCACAGTTCCTTTAGCCGCAGTTTCGGAGGACGGAGCCAGGCAGCTGCACTCTTAG CTGCCACGGTGCCCGAGCAGCGGACGGTGACGCTGGATGTGGATGTGAACAACCGCACGGACCGGCTGGAGTGGTGCAGTTGTTATTACCATGGCAATTTCTCCCTGAACGCTGCCTTTGAAATCAAGTTACACTGGATGGCAGTGACTGCAGCTGTTCTTTTTGAGATG GTTCAGGGTTGGCACCGGAAAGCCACCTCCTGTGGGTTCCTGCTTGTCCCAGTCCTGGAAGGCCCCTTTGCTTTGCCCAGTTACTTGTATGGGGACCCACTTCGAGCTCAGCTGTTCATCCCACTCAACGTGAGCTGCTTGCTGAAGGAGGGGAGTGAGCATTTGTTTGATG gCTTTGAACCAGAAACATACTGGGACCGAATGCATCTTCTCCAGGAAGCAATAGCTCACAG ATTTGGATTTGTACAAGATAAATATTCAGCCTCTGCATTCAACTTCCCAGCAGAAAACAAGCCCCAGTATATCCATGTCACAG GGACAGTGTTTTTGCAGCTGCCATATTCCAAGCGGAAGTTTTCCAGCGGGCAGCAGCGGCGCCGGCGCAACTCCACCAGCTCCACCAACCAGAACATGTTCTGTGAGGAGCGCATTGGCTACAACTGGGCCTACAACACCATGCTGACCAAAACCTGGCGCTCCAGCGCCACTGGCGATGAGAAGTTCGCAGACCGGTTGCTGAAAGACTTCACAGACTTTTGCTGGAACAAAGACAGCCGGCTTGTTACGTTCTGGACTGATTGTCTGGACAAGATGCATGCTAGTGCTCCGTGA
- the DEPDC5 gene encoding GATOR complex protein DEPDC5 isoform X3: MRTNKVYKLVIHKKGFGGSDDELVVNPKVFLQIKLGDVVEIAHPNDEYSPLLLQVKSLKEDLQKETISVDQTVAQVFRLRPYQDVHVNVVDPKEVTLDLVELTFKDQYIGRGDMWRLKKSLVSTCAYVTQKVEFAGIRAQAGELWVKSEKVTCGYISEDTRVVFRSTSAMVYIFIQMSCEMWDFDIYGDLYFEKAVNGFLADLFTKWKEKNCSHEVTVVLFSRTFYEAKSIDEFPEAHRASIRQDHEGRFYEDFYKVVVQNERREEWTSLLVTIKKLFIQYPVLVRLEQAEGFPSGYNSTSAQGNYLEAINLSFNVFDKHYINRNFDRTGQMSVVITPGVGVFEVDRLLMILTKQRMIDNGIGVDLVCMGEQPLHAVPLFKLHNRCGPGDSRMGDDYNIPHWINHSFYTSKSQLLCNSFTPRIKLAGRKPLTEKAKNNRDASLGAPKDAENALPIQVDYDGYDAQVFRLPGPARAQRCPSFRSVRERESRTRKSSSSYDVSCSPSLQSRALPPEEVRSQASDDSSLGKISNILMIPRPHLHQCEVSSSLGYTSTRDFLENTLESQQRDSSAPGRFHVGSAESLLHIRPGGYAPQRALINPFAPSRMPMKLTSNRRRWMHTFPVGPSGEAIQIHHQTRQNMAEMQGSEQQDLTHSSAELLELAYHEATGRHVSSRHPGDSASFLSFSGTEEYGNGLGAGPGAGVNLKTQNKDSLEDAVSNSPDPILTLSAPPIVPGFCCTVGVDWKSLTTPACLPLTTDYFPDRQSLQNDYTEGCYDLLPEADIDRRDEEGVQMTAQQVFEEFICQRLMQGYQIIVQSKPQKPAPAVPPPLSSSPLYSRGLVSRNRPEEENQYWLSMGRTFHKVTLKDKIITVTRYLPKYPYESAQINYTYSLCPSHSDSEFVSCWVEFSHERLEEYKWNYLDQYICSAGSEDFSLIESLKFWRTRFLLLPACISATKRIMEGEAHCDVYGDKPRSDEEEWQLLDGFIRFVEGLNRIRRRHRSDRMIRKGSAMKGLQIAGPIPTHSLEQSGPPIGKKGTSALSALLQMEASQKTLGEQQTAMLSGKSSVQPSESGSIAITPTYMDSPRKDGAFFMDFVRSPRTASTFYSQVSIDQSVPATSDGSALLPTGQVPDRGSTQALGSTQNAAEPGYSTAGAAEGSSQQCSTSALTSSSTLVEILEAMKHPTTGIQLLSEQKGLSPYCFISAEVVHWLVNNVEGVHTQAMAIDIMQKMLEEQLIVHASGEALRTFIYGFYFYKIVVDKEPDRVGLQQPAMWHTAAMDDFSAFQRKWFEVAFVAEELLHSEIPAFFLPWLPSRPASYATATVPEQRTVTLDVDVNNRTDRLEWCSCYYHGNFSLNAAFEIKLHWMAVTAAVLFEMVQGWHRKATSCGFLLVPVLEGPFALPSYLYGDPLRAQLFIPLNVSCLLKEGSEHLFDGFEPETYWDRMHLLQEAIAHRFGFVQDKYSASAFNFPAENKPQYIHVTGTVFLQLPYSKRKFSSGQQRRRRNSTSSTNQNMFCEERIGYNWAYNTMLTKTWRSSATGDEKFADRLLKDFTDFCWNKDSRLVTFWTDCLDKMHASAP, encoded by the exons AAACGATAAGTGTGGATCAGACAGTTGCACAAGTGTTCCGCCTGCGGCCCTACCAGGATGTCCATGTCAATGTTGTTGACCCAAAG GAGGTGACCTTAGACTTGGTGGAGCTGACATTTAAGGATCAGTATATTGGGCGTGGGGATATGTGGCGACTGAAGAAGAGTTTG GTCAGCACATGTGCATATGTCACCCAAAAAGTTGAATTTGCAGGTATCAG GGCCCAGGCAGGTGAATTGTGGGTAAAGAGTGAGAAAGTCACTTGTGGATACATCAGTGAGGACACCCGG GTGGTCTTCCGCTCCACGTCTGCcatggtttatatttttatccaGATGAGCTGTGAAATGTGGGATTTTGATATTTATG gggATCTATACTTTGAGAAAGCTGTGAATGGTTTCCTTGCTGACCTCTTCACAAAATGGAAG GAGAAGAATTGCAGCCATGAAGTGACAGTGGTTCTATTTTCAAGGACATTTTATGAAGCAAAATCTATAG ATGAGTTTCCTGAAGCACATCGTGCATCAATTCGGCAGGATCATGAGGGAAGATTTTATGAAGATTTTTACAA AGTTGTAGTTCAGAACGAGAGGCGGGAGGAGTGGACCTCCTTGCTTGTGACcattaaaaagcttttcatcCAGTATCCTGTGCTGGTACGGCTCGAGCAAGCAG AGGGCTTTCCTTCAGGTTACAATTCTACCTCAGCACAAGGGAACTACCTGGAGGCTATAAATCTTTCATTCAATG TGTTTGACAAGCATTACATCAACCGCAACTTTGACCGCACGGGGCAGATGTCGGTAGTGATCACCCCCGGCGTGGGCGTGTTCGAGGTGGACCGGCTCCTCATGATCCTGACCAAGCAGCGCATGATTGACAACG GGATAGGTGTGGATTTGGTGTGTATGGGAGAGCAACCCTTGCATGCTGTACCACTCTTTAAG CTCCATAATCGCTGTGGCCCTGGTGACTCACGAATGGGTGATGACTACAATATCCCACACTGGATAAATCATAG tttctaCACATCCAAAAGCCAACTCCTGTGTAACAGCTTCACTCCACGGATCAAGCTGGCAGGAAGGAAG CCActgacagagaaagcaaaaaataatcgTGATGCCT cattagGAGCTCCAAAGGATGCTGAGAATGCCTTGCCTATCCAGGTAGATTATGATGGCTATGATGCCCAGGTGTTCAGACTGCCAGGCCCAGCCAGAGCCCAGCGCTGTCCCTCTTTCAG GTCagtgagggagagggaaagcCGCACGAGGAAGAGCTCCAGCTCGTACGACGTCTCGTGCAgcccctccctgcagagccgCGCGCTGCCCCCGGAAGAGGTGAGGAGCCAGGCTTCTGACGACAGCTCTCTGGGCAAGATCTCCAACATCCTGATGATCCCACGGCCTCACCTGCACCAGTGTGAAGTCAGCAGCTCCTTGGGCTATACCAGCACCAGAG ATTTCCTTGAGAACACGCTGGAGTCGCAGCAGCGCGACTCCAGCGCCCCGGGGCGGTTCCACGTGGGCAGCGCCGAGTCCCTGCTGCACATCCGCCCGGGGGGGTACGCGCCCCAGCGCGCCCTCATCAACCCCTTCGCCCCGTCCCGCATGCCCATGAAGCTGACGTCGAACCGCAGGCGCTGGATGCACACCTTCCCCGTGG GTCCCTCAGGAGAAGCTATCCAGATCCACCATCAAACCCGCCAGAATATGGCAGAAATGCAGGGCAGTGAGCAGCAGGATTTGACACATTCCTCTgcggagctgctggagctggcttACCATGAGGCAACTGGCAG ACACGTCAGCTCTCGGCATCCAGGGGATAGTGCCTCCTTCCTGAGCTTCAGCGGGACGGAGGAGTACGGGAACGGGCTGGGGGCCGGCCCGGGCGCAG GGGTGAACCTCAAAACTCAGAACAAGGATTCCTTGGAAGATGCTGTCTCTAATTCTCCAGATCCAA TTCTGACGCTGTCTGCTCCCCCCATAGTGCCAGGCTTCTGTTGTACAGTTGGAGTGGACTGGAAATCCCTGACCACCCCGGCCTGCCTCCCTCTCACCACGGATTACTTCCCCGACCGCCAGAGCCTGCAGAACGATTACACCGAGGGCTGCTACGACCTGCTGCCAGAGGCTGACATTGACAG GAGGGATGAGGAAGGAGTGCAGATGACAGCCCAGCAGGTGTTTGAGGAGTTTATTTGTCAGCGTCTCATGCAAGGCTATCAGATTATTGTGCAATCCAAGCCGCAGAAGCCGGCCCCAGCCGTGCCACCCCCGCTCAGCAGCAGTCCCCTCTACAGCAGAG GTCTTGTGTCAAGAAATAGACCTGAGGAAGAGAATCAATACTGGCTGAGCATGGGCCGTACTTTCCACAAAGTCAccttaaaagacaaaataattacTGTGACTCGGTACCTGCCAAA GTATCCATATGAATCTGCTCAGATAAACTACACCTACAGCTTGTGCCCCTCACACTCTGACTCGGAATTTGTCTCTTGCTGGGTAGAATTTTCCCATGAGAGACTAGAAGAGTACAAGTGGAATTACTTGGATCAGTATATCTGCTCTGCTGGTTCAGAGGATTTCAG CCTTATCGAGTCCCTGAAGTTCTGGAGGACGcggttcctgctgctgcccgcCTGCATCAGCGCCACCAAGCGCATCATGGAGGGCGAGGCGCACTGCGACGTGTACGGCGACAAGCCCCGCTCGGACGAGGAGGAGTGGCAGCTCCTCGATGGCTTCATCCGCTTCGTGGAGGGCTTGAACCGCatccgccgccgccaccgctcCGATCGAATGATCCGA aaAGGGTCTGCCATGAAAGGCTTGCAGATTGCTGGTCCAATTCCCACTCACTCCCTGGAGCAGTCTGGACCTCCCATTGGGAAAAAAGGAACCTCAGcactctcagctctgctgcagatgGAAGCCAGTCAGAA gACTCTGGGGGAGCAGCAAACAGCAATGCTTTCTGGGaagagctctgtccagccttcAGAGAGTGGGAGCATTGCTATCACACCCACCTATATGGACAGCCCTCGGAAG GATGGGGCCTTCTTTATGGACTTTGTTCGCAGCCCACGCACAGCTTCAACCTTCTACTCCCAG GTCTCTATCGATCAATCGGTTCCTGCAACCTCCGATGGCAGCGCCTTGCTACCCACGGGGCAGGTCCCTGACAGGGGCAGCACCCAGGCCCTGGGGAGCACCCAGaatgctgcagagccaggatacagcacagctggtgctgcagagggcAG ctcccagcagtgttCAACAAGTGCTCTGACTTCCTCCTCCACTTTGGTAGAGATTCTTGAAGCCATGAAACACCCCAC CACAGGGATCCAGCTGCTCTCTGAACAGAAGGGCCTCTCCCCCTACTGCTTCATCAGTGCAGAAGTTGTGCACTGGCTGGTGAATAACGTGGAAGGGGTGCACACCCAGGCCATGGCCATTGACATAATGCAG AAAATGTTAGAAGAGCAGCTTATTGTCCATGCATCTGGAGAAGCTTTACGAACCTTTATttatggcttttatttttacaagatTGTTGTGGACAAAGAACCAGACCGAG tggggctgcagcagcctgccatGTGGCACACAGCTGCCATGGATGACTTCTCAGCCTTCCAGAGGAAATGGTTTGAGGTGGCCTTTGTGGCAGAAGAGCTCCTGCACTCGGAGATCCCGGCGTTcttcctgccctggctgcccagcCGCCCCGCCTCCTATGCAA CTGCCACGGTGCCCGAGCAGCGGACGGTGACGCTGGATGTGGATGTGAACAACCGCACGGACCGGCTGGAGTGGTGCAGTTGTTATTACCATGGCAATTTCTCCCTGAACGCTGCCTTTGAAATCAAGTTACACTGGATGGCAGTGACTGCAGCTGTTCTTTTTGAGATG GTTCAGGGTTGGCACCGGAAAGCCACCTCCTGTGGGTTCCTGCTTGTCCCAGTCCTGGAAGGCCCCTTTGCTTTGCCCAGTTACTTGTATGGGGACCCACTTCGAGCTCAGCTGTTCATCCCACTCAACGTGAGCTGCTTGCTGAAGGAGGGGAGTGAGCATTTGTTTGATG gCTTTGAACCAGAAACATACTGGGACCGAATGCATCTTCTCCAGGAAGCAATAGCTCACAG ATTTGGATTTGTACAAGATAAATATTCAGCCTCTGCATTCAACTTCCCAGCAGAAAACAAGCCCCAGTATATCCATGTCACAG GGACAGTGTTTTTGCAGCTGCCATATTCCAAGCGGAAGTTTTCCAGCGGGCAGCAGCGGCGCCGGCGCAACTCCACCAGCTCCACCAACCAGAACATGTTCTGTGAGGAGCGCATTGGCTACAACTGGGCCTACAACACCATGCTGACCAAAACCTGGCGCTCCAGCGCCACTGGCGATGAGAAGTTCGCAGACCGGTTGCTGAAAGACTTCACAGACTTTTGCTGGAACAAAGACAGCCGGCTTGTTACGTTCTGGACTGATTGTCTGGACAAGATGCATGCTAGTGCTCCGTGA